The Humulus lupulus chromosome 3, drHumLupu1.1, whole genome shotgun sequence genome window below encodes:
- the LOC133824264 gene encoding ATP synthase subunit beta, chloroplastic-like, which translates to MSATDDLMRGIDVIDTGAPLSVPISKATLGEIFNVLGEPVDNLGLVDTRTKSPLHRSSPAFIQIDTKLSIFEIVIKVEYLLASYCCGGKIGLFGGIGVDKTVLIMELINNIAKAHGAN; encoded by the coding sequence ATGAGTGCTACAGATGATCTAATGAGAGGAATAGACGTGATTGACACAGGAGCTCCTTTAAGTGTTCCAATCAGCAAAGCGACACTAGGAGAAATTTTCAATGTACTTGGGGAGCCAGTTGATAATTTAGGTCTGGTAGATACTCGCACAAAGTCTCCTCTTCATAGATCTTCACCTGCCTTTATACAAATAGATACAAAATTATCGATTTTTGAAATAGTAATTAAAGTAGAATATCTTTTAGCTTCTTATTGTTGTGGAGGAAAAATAGGACTCTTCGGTGGTATTGGAGTAGATAAAACAGTACTCATTATGGAATTGATCAACAACATTGCCAAAGCTCATGGggctaattaa